CCCATGAAGGGGTTGAACATGGCTCATTAAAAATACTATAATTGCACAGACTGGAAACTAAGTGATAAGGTAAGATAGGTGTGAGTCTATATTCTCAGATATGCAGTAACTGAGTTAGAGGAGAAGGAACAGAGAGCAAAGCTTGAAGGTGCAGACTGTATTAAGACCTGACAAGTCTGAGACCGTCTTTTCCCACAGGAAACTACAATACAGTGAGAGCACGCCCCAAGGCATCTGCACACGTAACCTGACTGACAGACAATTGGCAGAGCTTCGGTGCCGTGAGTCTAAACAGCACCAACAAAGACAGAAGGTGAGGCCAGCTGGTTTTCCCCCCAGAAAGAACCTGCCTTCATAAATTTAAAGCAATTTATGTAGAGACAACAAACATACCACAGAAACTCAGATGGACGCATCGCTATTTATACCCACACACATGGCTTGTGTACATCAGCCAATTCACCAGAGGTTACAGTAAATGAGCCGCAGGACATATGAGCCCAGAGCATATTGCACATGACAAACAGTGAACTAAGCCTCACCTTttgagatttattttgatttttactCTAAGTTGAAATCAAAAGGCCATGGAGGAACTGTATGACTGTAATGTTTTTTCATCTTTGAACTGTGGCACCATTCGCAACTTATGTAAACTTAACACCACTTTACAGAGACTAAAACCAATTCCTAATCTGCTtctgtctgagagagagaaaaaaaaaccacattcaaTGGCTTCACTAGAAAGTATAAGACCTTTTCACCTTTAGACAGATTCCTCTTACCCTGGGAGTAAAACTCCCTATCATCCTTAAATGAACTGCAACCCTCACAGCCTCCACACACCATTCACTCAGAGCACATGTGCACGTCGCTCTTCATTGCCAGAGTTTAGTGGGAGAAGCAGCAGCGTGGGCTCCACCAGTGGAGAATTTATTTACAGGAAAGGCGAGGTGGAGACATTCTGGAGAGCTTATGATGGGCCTCTGTATGAAGAgctgaatgaaaatgtgtaGGAGGAGTAGTTTATATTGACATTGCTCCGATTCAAACTCTGAGCTTTAGTGTCTCTCAACTTAAAGTGGGGGCTATAACAATTCTTTTATGTCACTCAGAGGGTTGACTGGTATCAATTCAGTCtgcttttttaatgaaatgttttccTGTCAGCCCCCTGATGTTGCATTGGTGAATATGAGAGAAGAACTTTTTTGTTAGGATTTTAATCAACTCAATTGAGTCAATTGAGAACAGAAAATACAGTACAAAGATGAACCTAGTGCATCCACGACACACCTCGCTCAAAAATGCAAGGAATTTTGTTACCAATACCCTGTGATATCATCACAATAAGCCAGGATTTCTTCAACAATAGAGCATGACCAAAAAGGGAAGTCGTTTTCCAGCAACAAAATGTTCTAGAAACTCAGGATCAACCGCTTATTTTCCAGTTAAACGTCTAAATGATACCATGGTGCTATGAAAATAAGCTTATCGAGGTGTTGAGTCATTTTTAGTGTCAAAGCAGACAGGTCTGATTGTTTACTGGTTAATTTTAAACATCTAAAGACAAAGATTCccattcaaataaaacatgttacaaTGACTTTTATAGTCCCACTAACTCCATGTATCATCATATCAGTATGAAAGGATTATGATTCTGCTTTGtggtgtgtgggtgtttttttatacTTATGTGCACTTCAAGAAGTTCAAAATCCAAAATGATTCTTATTACCTAAAGTTTAACAGAGGGCTTCAAGGTTGTTATTCactcaaaacaaaatgcaatatCCTTAAGTGATACCAATCCTATTCATACAGATCCTACAGTCTTCTGACTCTACATTACATACACTGTAATTGCTGGTATGGTCAGCCCAGACTTTCTTTTCCCAGTGTCTGTTCTCATCACTTAGTTACTGTAGATTTATGTGCTGCCAGTCCAGAGACGGGACACAAAATTGTAAGGAAACTATACAAATTCAATATATCCATACACATCCAATTTATTATATAGTCCAAAACGTATTAAGGGTATACACATGCTATTGTGCGGgggttgttttttcatttttcatcaaaaaagcacatttgtaataaatacaaacagcaATTCCCGAAGTAATACCGCTGCAACATATTTCCAGATGGATTGTGTGAAAGTACAAGAGAAAGCAAATGTAATCACATGGGCCTCAAGACACAGCCATGCCTCTCCTGCTGAATAATAAACTCCTGTTGCAGTTTAATTAATGCAAATCTTGACATTGCAGGCAGcagtaaaataaaactatagCAGAGGGTCAACCAGGCAGGTCATTTCCCCACGGAAATCCTAATACATACCTATTTGTCGTCCTCAGTCTTCATGaagaaaagtcatttttattttagttactCCCCATGCTCTTAATTCCCTCTTACAATAGTCACCCCTAGGCCTATTATAGCTAGTAAATTGCATTCTTTCTTCTCATATAATTAAGATATCCATGCATTTATCTATTTCACTCCGTTGTTGATGTAAAATGTGTGACCCAGTGTTGAGGTTTACATCAAATGATCACCAAATCTTTTAATGTGCGTTACCTCCTGCATGAACCACATGCCTACATCGTAACGCATTTTAGCTGAGTTGCAtctaaataacacattaaacCTCTTACTTATCCACTCAATGGAAAGTAAGGACGTCAATCTGCTCCACTGACATTTTCTTGAGGAAAAATAGCATTGGCCTTTTTAAGTCATGCTGGTTAGACGGCTTCAGGAGGGCCCAAAGAGCACTCACTAACAGGGTTAAACAAACAGCATTCATTCCTTGTGTACCAAGCTCACACTGGCAGAAGATAGATGCTGAGTATTCATGAACAGGCTACTTTTGGTGTCTTTTATCGGCAGATATTTCGGCAtcacacaatacacaaaaatgtttcaATCATTACAGCCGATATTAACCCTGAATGCTATTTTTCTACAATCCTGTACCAAAGTAAAGAATGAGGTATAATTGAGGCATCATTGTTGCACAGCATTACTTGGTGACTCTGAGGAAAGAGGACAGTCAACATAACTCACATTTCGTTTTCATGTAAAATACCTTCTAGTGAGTCCTGAACCCTCATCCTGATATTACACTGTTGACTAAAGCTAGGGTGAATGTTAactagagggggaaaaaacatggaTCATTTCAAATTAGGGGAACAGGCTTCTTGTTTAAACTTTCTAAAAATCCAACTGCAGAATGACCCAGtcaaatacaataataatcacatGTACCTTACATATCCTCCACTTGCTTCCCACGTATGGCAGGATATACAATTAATTATTACTTGAAGATAATAAACCCTTACCTCGTCTGAGTAGATGACCGTGGTGTGCAACAAATTCTTTCCTCATTCTGTTCAAACAGACCTTGCAACGGAAAATGACTGAACCTACAGCTTGGTCTTCTGTGATGAAAACATATTGAAAGTCATAGTcagctttgatttatttaaatataaagtacTGTAGTTTTGGAATTAGTCAAGAGTGGTTATGATTAATTGAATATGAAATAATGAGTTAATCACTCAAGGGTTTGGTTCTTCATAATGTCATGCAACTATAAAACTGGTTACTGTGTAATTATTTGCCTGTTGAGTATAATGTTTGTTGCACAGttaatgttaataaaataaaactatgttTTTTATGAAAAGAAGTGTAAATGTTAATTGAAGTTTGTGGAGGAGTTTAACCCAAACTAATGAATGAAAATTAATTCTAGAATTTATTGTCTGCCTAATGTTGAGAGCTTAAAATCATCCACTTAGTTTCCTGAAttaaattttaatgtttaatgtacGGCTATCAATATCAATTCCCTTATTTTCAAGTAATTAAATACCTGCATTTACTGCTTTATCAGATATTCAAAAAGAGTCACTTGATGACTGCTGCAAAAGTGATTTAATTGATGCATTACACGGAAAAGAAAGCCACTGTTTTGAATCTTTCTCATTTTTAAATTCTACACTAAGAGGACCACCTCCCATACTGGATATGAGAGGACAGTCAAAGATTAAACTGAGTACTCAGCTAATGGAATCCACAACCAACTCATGATGTTTTAATAACTAACTTTACCAAACAGACCGCAGGAAACCAAAGCCACCGTCAGAGTTCAGTAACTTGGTGCTAAGATGAACTACACAAGAGTTCCTGTGTGacctcacaggagttgttgcaGATACGAGTCTCCCACAGTTATGGTCCCACACCTGAGCAGCGTCATGAGTTTTGTTTTGCACTGGTGTGAGACTTAAACTGGAGGGGACAGAGTTGGTGGAAAATTGACCTCCTGACACAAAAAGCATGTCAGACAAGAGTTCATTATCAGATCATCAGGCAGACGGACGTCCAGCACGATGTCAGCAGCTGGATCAATTAATGAAGCCGTGTTTGGCTTTTAAATATGACTGAAACTGTGCCTAACAATCATTCTGTGTAGTTCATACGATGATACAGTAAGTGTGGTTTACTGGAGGCGTGTGGTTGATATGCAAACCTTACTCTCCCATAATCCATCCCACTCTAAAGACCCTTGAGTTCAGTGCTCTATGGGACACAACCACTGCCCCACctacacacagagaggaagtaGGAGGAAGGTCAAGGCAAAACAACAGTGGTGAAGAGAACCGGCAGTTTTATCATCAATGGTCAGATGGCGGGTTCCCACACACAGATTTAAGAAAGGAAGTGAGCAAAATTTAATTTGAGACAAAACAACAGTATCTTATACACACAGAACTTGACTTAGTTTCTTTCTCTGGTGCCACAGTTTTTAATAATACTTTCCAAACGCTGAAGCATCAACTCGAAATACTAAAAATGTATctgaaatttaaaacaaaatcattcatAGTGATACAATTTCAAAACGGAAAACTGAcaaatttgacatttgttttctaTTGCTGGTAAATGATACAGAATGTGGTGCAGCAGATACCCTGCAGGATGTTATGAGGTTTCCATAAATATTCCATGAATAATACAACAGGTTGTACGGCGCTCAAAGATGAGGCTTCAGTGTAAACAGATCAATATCTGATCAAAACGTGCAGCATATGCTCCATTTTCTGCCGGGTTGCACTGCAGAGGAGATATCGACCTGCAGCAGTACTCTGATGAAATCTAACATGTTTGGAAATTGAATTAGTTTTGACACGTTTGAGCATGTCTTCATTTACCTGATCAATGTTATTTTCAGAGTTAGttaatttcacatgtttttcCACTACCTCATGGATTTAAAATCAGTGACAAACACATTGAGGGAGTGTTACAGCTCTTTGATATTATTTTGAAGGGTGGAAACTGAGTCTCACACTTCAGGCACACAGTGAAACGTATTAATGTCACATAAATTAGGGAAGATTGTTACTTAATGTTGTGTTCCTTTGTGCTGTAAAACCAGTTAATCTGAGGCAGATGCTTTGAGTCACATTTTGTTGGACATCCTCGTTGACCTCACTTCAGCAGAGGGCTCAACAGATGCTGTGTATGAGGAATAAGCATGAATTTTCATACGCGTCAGGTGCTGATTGACATCATCCATAAACAGATTCAGACCGGCTTACAGCACACAGTATGACACAGCAGTGAGTGTGCCACAGCACAGCCGCTGTGTTCTGAACACAAATACTAACCGAGAACAGTTGGGAGAGCTTTATAAAACCGTCTTACCCCCCAGCAGTTTGGACTGACAGTTGATGAACTCTGGCTTCCGTGCTGAGCAGTAGCGCTGGCAGGTGTGATGAAGAATCTGGATGAAGGTGCACTTCTCTCCAGCCGAACCAGCAACCCACTGGTCAAAACCATTATCAAACATCAGGTCGAACTCTGGACAGTCCTTGGAGAGAAAAGCAAAGAGTGAAGGTGAGGGTATTTAATTAAGGAAAAGTAATATCTACTCATCAGGTGTTTGTACCTATGGTCACACCACTGACTGACAAAGATTTTAAGTTACATACTTTGTTGGCATCAATGCCGTTGACCTGTCGTAGCTGATCAATTGTCCACTGTGACCTTTTCACAAATGCAGAAGATCCTTGAAATTGCTTCACCTTAGTGAGGGATAAGTGCGATGGTTTCTTATTCGTCactgtggaaacaaaaacaataaaacagcacattaaaaaaagacgcAGCAATTATAATTATTCCAGAATTTGAGATATCTTTGCATCTTCTCCCATGTTTCTGTTACAAAGTCTGTATAAGGATTAACAATTCAGGTCACATGATAAGGAACACGAGAGTCACACAAAAGAAACTAACTTCTTTCTGTGGGTGGCAGAAACAAAGAGAATCATTAACAACACACAATTCATGTTTGGAGCCAATAGCAACAAAGAGCATGATACAATTTCTCATGAGGAGACACAGCCCAACcataaaagacaaagagaaaagctAAACTGAGCAGTAAACACGCTAGTCTTACATGTTTAGTATGCTGGGCATTTCATCTACAAAATACAACTTTATaaacaaaactgttttgttCCTGTCAAAGTACAACTTGCTGAGTTATTTTATTAAGTCCTGGATTCAGCTCATCAATCACCATGAGAGTGATATATTTATTTCTCTACACTGCTGAATAAGTAACAACTTACACATTCAAGCATTTGATgtattggctttaaaaaaaaaacaatgacaagaaAAATGGACATAGTGGCAGCATCAAACTGTCAAattcattgtgtttttccttcagaATTATTAGGCATTATGGAGTTCAGTTGGTGCATGAACAAGCTGTCCAACAATAAAGATTAATATCTTCTTTTGTATAGGTTGTATGTTGGGCAAATGTCTTTTAAAtcaaaaaggtaaaataaagaaacaaataaaagtaagtaagacacttaagtgtgtgtttatgaataaCTGAGGCAGGGGTGTCAatctcattttagttcaggggccacatacagcacaatttgatcttaAGTGGGCcgttccctttgttttacattcaatGAAGTAGTACAAACAACCTGagatttcaacaatattatgtccAGGTTTTCTATTCACAcatgcattacaacttacagatcacagtggatctacaaaggcactgAACCTTTAGCCACAGGTATTTGGAGCGGAAATTATCCTGCAGGTCGGCTTGGACCATCTGGTGGGGcagttctggcccacgggccgtatgtttgacacccctgaacTAAGGTATTTTAAATTTAACCTCACCAttttttcattaattcattaattgaaTTAGCTGGGTCAATAAAAAATATCATGTTTAAGTGAAGCTCAAGGTGACTTTATATTGCTAATGGAGATTTTTTTCTGACAGCACAACATTTACACCCATTTTAATCTGAAAGAGGAAATCCCACAATTATGTAAATGCTTCGATTGCTTATGCAGAACAATCACATCAACTCCAGGATTAAAATGTCAGTGATGTAACACTGGAGAAAAAAGGCCTGAAAACATGTGAAGCACATACCTAGTGCTAACATGGCGAGTAGCATTAACTGCACATGTTAGCTGTAGTGTTTATGCAAGTGAATTGAAAACAACTGCATGTGCAGGGAGCTTAATTGCCAACTTATTGACAACACTGAGGTCTTATTCAAAGTACCAAACACCTTTGACCCTGTAAATTCCATTTCCTATTCAGCTGTTCACTCCCACCTCGTCAGAGTAGCTGCCTTTCATCAAATAAACACAGGCAGTTATGAGAGCTTAATTGAAACCGCAATCAAAGACAAgactgtgagaaaaaaaaaaatatatgaaaacgagaaacttcagtttctccgagagaaaaataattactgagaataaagtcagacaGCAACAAAAATGACAGAGGTGAACAGAGGCACAGCAGATGAAAAATAGAATGGATTAAGACTTATTAGAGATGTCGACATGTTAATTTTGTCCAAATAGAATGCTATAATGAAACTTAACACCTCCACTCCTGTATGTGTAATTATAATATGAGCTCAATTCTGATGAGCTTCTCAAGCCATTTTGAAATAATGGGTAAAAAATTAGGTTGCAAAGATGGAGAAGATGTTCTCACTTATTTTTTCATAAACcaaaattaaaacatgaaactGTAATATGGCTTATTTAAAAATATCTCACCCTGAACACAAAGCTGAGACATCAAACACCACTTAACACTACGTAATACGTCTAGAAGCAAGGAAAGACCTCAACCACTGAGAGGCTGCCAACGCCATTGTTTCCATGAGGGCTGGCTGTCAGAGGAAGGCCATGCTGAGGTTCCTGTCCTGCTCCTTTCTCATGCTCTGATGGTGACATGCTCTCACATCCTCCAGTGGATCAGTTCTTTGTTGTGCTTGGCTACTCACACGTgcacagggtaaaaaaaaatcctacatGGCCATCACAGATGAAACCTTATCGGGGTAAACTTTCCCTAAAGGAAATATTATCATAGTTGAGGAAGTAAAGAGAGGAATGTCAGCACCATTAGGATTTCTAGTAAAAGCACTAATGACATGAATGAGAAAAGGGCAGATTTTTAATGCATACAATCATATGTGGAAATGTTTAATGACACCGAAGATGCTCTGGAATGTTTGCAAAAATATCTGAACTTGCCActgacaccaaaaaaaacacattatgaacGACCACCCACTTggtacaaatgaaaaaaaatacttcatacAGTACAACTTAATCCACAATATCAGTATGATAAGCATCAGTATTTTTGAGCTACCTGGGCTCATATATGAAAATCTAGaagcacagaataataaaagatCACATCAGATAATGTGTAACGGTGCTAGCAGGGAAGTTATGTGTTGCCCTTGGCATTAGTTGTTCCAACATTCACCAACCAAGCAGAAAGTACAGTTCAGAAAATTGGACACACACTAAAAATCATATTTTGCTTCAGCTGTCCACAATAGCTtaataaagtgtttaaaaaaataactcttTTCTTCATCTCAACCAGTCATTCCCTCTCAGCCAGCAgtaatttttttccctttgattAGAcatggttgtcatggtaacctTATTAGCATGGTACAAAAGACACCTGTCACACAGCGAGAGCAGACAAAGACAATTCGCATGCGACTAAAATGCAACACCTGGTCACAATTAAGAggatttcaatatttattttatttagatatGATTAAGATAGTAGAAAATGTTAATGGACAAAGTGCTTGGCCAGAAGAACTGTTGCACTGTAGTTTGTTTGTCTTGGCTGAGGGTCCTTCtccactgtaaaaaacaaaaaataaaaactgctctCAAGGGTTAGAGCATATGTggttaaacaaaataaagatataaagcAAGTGTGAGTATAGGGAGGTTCGTTTGAGGGGAAGACTGAGCACAACGCTTTCATCTCTGGAAAAGAATGTGTATCACACTTTGTGAAAACATTGAACTCGAGCGTCATCATCACACAAGTCATAATACTCGAGACATAAACTTCATAGTTCACAACCCCGTCCCTTGAGGTAACAACAGCCTGAAATGTTCTGCCTGCATATGCATAACGGAGAACTTGAAGCAGTTTTGTTGGCATGAAGGTAAATACCAAAACAGTTTTcccaacatgtttacattttgcgGATTGTTATTTGAGCTGTCGTCTGAGAGCGTATATAACTCTTTTCTGTGTGAGTCTATGATTACAGGTCTATTTTAATGCTGCTTCCATTCTGTTTGAGCTGGAACACACTGTTATCTTCACAAAGAAGCTGTCACTGGAGTGAACCACACCACCGGCTAGAcgagcagcagcaccacagaACAAGGGCCGCTACAGTCTATTCATAAGTTGAAGGACAAAGTGACTGCTGTACCACGCTTTCAAAGGCTGCCCATGCAGTGGCAAGGCACCAGAAGTAAAATGGAGAGAATATATCATGGTAAAGAACAGCTACAGAATAGACCCAGACACTATTAGCTGAACAACAACATCATGGTTACAGAGGAGCAGTGCACAGCTGCACATCCTCACATGACTATAAACTATTTTAAAGACTGAGTTACAACAAACACTTTGAGTTGGACCGTCGTCCAGTTCACATAAACCTTAAATGTCTAAACATCTTGATtaaattaagcttttttttatttaatcagtgAACAGCATTGGCTGACTTCCACTTTCATCGAGATGAAATTGTAGTGATTTGTTTAAAATGACGTATTCCACAGATTTCTGAGAAACATAAAGATCTTTAGACTATGAGCATTAAGAGGAAAAGTGTGTCTATgagtgtatttacattttaagcACTGTCTTTCAAAAGGTGTGACTAATAACCTGGAAAAAAACTATGATAAAGGTACTCCTTAGTAGTGAGAATAGGCGATACTGCCGTTAGgaatttatcaaaaataaatgaatcatttaattaattaaattaaattaaattaaattaaattaaattaaattaaattaaattaaattaaattaaattaaattaaatg
This genomic interval from Solea solea chromosome 18, fSolSol10.1, whole genome shotgun sequence contains the following:
- the stxbp6 gene encoding syntaxin-binding protein 6 isoform X1, which encodes MSAKSAISKEVFIPHDEKMLAAVQVKRRTKKKIPFLQGDYIAFICLSVTNKKPSHLSLTKVKQFQGSSAFVKRSQWTIDQLRQVNGIDANKDCPEFDLMFDNGFDQWVAGSAGEKCTFIQILHHTCQRYCSARKPEFINCQSKLLGEDQAVGSVIFRCKVCLNRMRKEFVAHHGHLLRRGNSILHSAADSVTSAVQKASQALNERGERLGRAEERTADMMNSAEQFSVTAQKLAMKHKC